The Maledivibacter sp. sequence TGATATACAGCCATCATCAAGAAGATATCCTTTTGTGGGAATTACACCGGATAGAGAAGCTGGTAAGGACATTTTAATTGTAGATGGAATAAGTAAAACAATAGATGGGGTAAAGGTCTTAAATAATATATCATTTACTTTAACCAAGGGAGATAAAATTGTTTTTCTTGGAAAAAATGAGATGGCAAAGACAATTCTATTTAGGATATTAATGGGTGAAATTGAAGCCGACGAGGGAACCATAAAGTGGGGGGTTACCACCAAAAGAGCATATTTGCCGAAGGATAATGCTGAGTATTTTGAAGATGTTGATATGAATCTAATTGATTGGCTTAGACAATACTCCGAAGAAAAATCTGAGACATTTATAAGAGGCTTCCTAGGAAAAATGTTGTTTTCCAGTGATGAACCTTTGAAAAATGCTAGTGTTCTTTCTGGTGGGGAAAAGGTAAGGTGTATGTTTTCAAAATTAATGCTTTCAGGGGCAAATGTATTGATTCTTGACGAACCAACTAACCACTTGGATCTAGAGTCTATTCAAGCTGTAAATGATGGGTTAATAGCCTTTAAGGGGACTATGCTATTTACTTCCCATGACCATAAGTTCGTTCAATCTATTGCAAACAGAGTTATTGAAATAACTCCAAATGGAGTGTTTGATAAACAAATTACCTTTGATGAATTCCTTGGAAATGAAGAAATTCAAAACGCAATCAATAAAATGTACAAGTAATAATATTTCCGAGGTAATAGCGGGAATTCTTCATATTCAATCAATATCTATTATAATTTGACGAAGTTATAGGTTTACGCTTATAAAGTTTTGCCTATTCAAGTAGTCACTGATAATCCCTTTATGCTCCTCCTACAAACCAGTTTTTCATCTAGTTAATAAAATTTTAGAATGAACTGAAGGTTCGTGGGAAATTTTATGGTATTTGCTAAGAGTAAATAGACTGCATTACTTTAACAGGACAAAATTGGTTTGTAAAGGGAGCTAAAAGGAAATCGCTATATGATAAAAGCTTTAAGTTATCAATCTGCTAAAGATCACCTTCTTATGTAACCACCTATAAATAATAAGAAGGTGATTTTATCTTACTAATATTTCTTTGAAAGTATGATAAAGATAGTTATAACTGATGGGCTTATACAATTGACATTACCAATTTTTCGATATGATTTTCAAGAGATTTATTAGAATTTTTATATTTACTAAAAATTGGAGGTTGAGATGAAAAACCACAAAACATATCTATTGTTAACATTGGTTATAGCTTTTTTAAGTGAAATATATTTCTATCCCTTCGCCAGTAGTTTAAGGTTCTCCGTAGGTGTTATAGCACTTAGCCTATTTATTTTGATGATCAATGATATTTCTGAACTGAAGTTATCATTTTTATGTGGATTAGCAGTTTTTTTAATTAGAAATATCATAGGTATTCTTTTTAAAGACATGACTATTAGTGGGGCTGCTTTGTTAAACATACCTTCAATGTTTTACTACATACTGTATGGTTTACTTGCGAAAGGGATGAAGGTTAAAAATGATAAGGATAATCTTTTAAGAACTGTTTTGTTTCTGACGGTGATTGATTCATTAAGCAATGTTCTAGAGGCGGTTATAAGGAATAATATTTCATTGAATATGATAAAAGTTATTTTTCTCGTAGGTTTAATTAGGAGTTTCATGGCATATTTTATATATTGGTTTTATAAAAAGCAGGAATTATTTATATTGGCTAGGGAGCATCAAAAAAGATATAGTCAACTAAATAAGATAATTTCAGATATTCAGGCTGAAATGTTCTACTTGAAAAAATCAATGAAGGATATTGAAAGGGTAATGAGTAAGAGCTATAGTTTATATGAAGAATACAAAGATAATGAAAAGTTGAAGGAAAAAACTCTGAATATATCAAGGGAAGTACATGAAATAAAAAAGGATTATTATAGGGTATTAAAGGGCTTTGAAAGTTTTTTGAAAAATTTTGAAAATAATGGTACAATGACACTCGAAGATGTTTTTGCGATTATTAGAGATAATATAACTAGATATCTTAGGGAAACCAATAAGATGATAAAAATTTCCTTTGATTTCAAAGATAACCTTGAGATAAAGAATTATTATTCTTTATTCTCTATGCTTAACAATTTAATAATAAATAGTATAGATGCATGTGGAAACGGGGATATAATAGAAGTCATACAATTTAATGATGGGGAAAATGTTTGCTTTGAAGTTAGGGATACTGGAGAAGGTATAGAAGAAGAAATTCTTCCTTATATTTTTAATCCAGGCTTTACAACTAAATATGATGAAGTAACGGGAAAATCGTCTACGGGTATTGGACTCCCCCATATAAAAAATATTATTGAGGATCTAGATGGTGATATTGAAATAAAATCAAATATAAATATGGGAACACGGATAAGCCTAATAATACCCAAAAATTCATTGATCGGGTGATGCTTATGGATAAGACTTTTTTAATAATTGATGACGATATTAATATCAGAAAAATGTTGGGGTTTTTGATACGCAAAGAGAAACTTGGGAAAGTTGTAGCTGAGCTGGATAGCGGAGAACATGCAGTTCAAGAAATCATTTTTTACAATCCGGATATCATACTTATAGATTTACTTCTTCCTATTAAAGATGGAATTGAGATAATTAAGATGGCTAAGTTAGAAGGCTACAAGGGAAAGTTTATTATGATCTCTCAGGTTGAGGATGAAGAAATGATTTCAAAGGCCTATGAAAGCGGAATACTATTCTTTATTAGTAAGCCAATTAATAATATAGAAGCTATTAATGTTATTAAGGGGGTCTGTCGTAATATCGAACTTGAAAAGTCCGTGGCACTAATAAAAAATGCCGTACTAAATATTGGCGAAATAAAGGGTAGAGATTCCTCAGGGGAAGTTGGCCTAGATGAGCAAATCGTTAATATATTCACCGACATAGGGATTGTTGGAAATACAGGAAGTAGCGATTTAAAAAAAGTCATTTATAAAATAATAGATATGAAGCGAAGAAATCCCTCTACCACATATCAATTGCAAAAAATATATGATGAGCTTGCAAAGGAAAAGAGTTTAGGGGAAGATGAAGTTGCTAATAAAAGGACTATTGAGAAAAGGATCAGAAGAACTATTCAAAAATCTCTTCAAACCATTGCGGAATTAGGACATGATGATTATTACAACACCAAGTTTTCAGAGTATAGTACAACGTTGTTTGACTTCAAGCAAGTTAAACAAGAAATGAGGCATATTGATAATCCCAAGCAAGAGCGTGGAAAGATATCTATTAAAAAATTTATTGAAGGTATGATTTCCAAGTTGAATTATCAGACAAATGAAATATAAATTTCACCGAAAATGAAATATTAGAAAAATCTAAAAAAATGCTGTGCCATTCTGTCGGAAAAGGGGAGATGAAGTCGTACGTATGTATAATAATTTTAGTATGTAATCGCTACATAAAATTATTATATGGAGGTATGATGAATGGTATTAAATCTTGATGTGGTACAAACCCTTGCATTAGCAATAGTAATTTTATTTCTAGGTCAAGGAATTAAGAAAAAGGTAAATTTCTTTGAGAAATTTTGTATTCCTGCTCCGGTAATTGGTGGAATCATATTTGCAATTTTAATTTTAATATCTAGGCAAACGGGAATCTTTACCTTAGAGATGGATATGACACTTAAGAATTTATTTATGACAGCATTTTTTACAACCGTTGGATTTACAGCAAGCTTTAAGTTGCTTAAAAAAGGTGGATTACAGGTCGGAGTATTTTTAGTATTTGCTATTATATTAGTAATTTTACAGGATGTTGTTGGCATAGGCTTGGCAAAGGTTTTCAATATTAATCCACTTATAGGACTTAGTACAGGTTCCGTACCAATGACGGGAGGACATGGTACATCTGGTGCATTTGCCCCAGTGTTTGAACAAAAAGGAGCTGTAGGAGCGACTACAGTTGCCATGGCATCAGCAACATTTGGATTAATCATGGGTAGTATGCTTGGTGGACCTTTAGGAAAACGATTGATTGAAAAAAATAATCTCTTAG is a genomic window containing:
- a CDS encoding ATP-binding protein — its product is MKNHKTYLLLTLVIAFLSEIYFYPFASSLRFSVGVIALSLFILMINDISELKLSFLCGLAVFLIRNIIGILFKDMTISGAALLNIPSMFYYILYGLLAKGMKVKNDKDNLLRTVLFLTVIDSLSNVLEAVIRNNISLNMIKVIFLVGLIRSFMAYFIYWFYKKQELFILAREHQKRYSQLNKIISDIQAEMFYLKKSMKDIERVMSKSYSLYEEYKDNEKLKEKTLNISREVHEIKKDYYRVLKGFESFLKNFENNGTMTLEDVFAIIRDNITRYLRETNKMIKISFDFKDNLEIKNYYSLFSMLNNLIINSIDACGNGDIIEVIQFNDGENVCFEVRDTGEGIEEEILPYIFNPGFTTKYDEVTGKSSTGIGLPHIKNIIEDLDGDIEIKSNINMGTRISLIIPKNSLIG
- a CDS encoding response regulator, whose translation is MDKTFLIIDDDINIRKMLGFLIRKEKLGKVVAELDSGEHAVQEIIFYNPDIILIDLLLPIKDGIEIIKMAKLEGYKGKFIMISQVEDEEMISKAYESGILFFISKPINNIEAINVIKGVCRNIELEKSVALIKNAVLNIGEIKGRDSSGEVGLDEQIVNIFTDIGIVGNTGSSDLKKVIYKIIDMKRRNPSTTYQLQKIYDELAKEKSLGEDEVANKRTIEKRIRRTIQKSLQTIAELGHDDYYNTKFSEYSTTLFDFKQVKQEMRHIDNPKQERGKISIKKFIEGMISKLNYQTNEI